The genomic segment TATGCCAGAGGGCTGGAGGACGGGGGAGTACTGTCGGTAGCCAAACATTTTCCCGGTCATGGAGATACGGATGTAGATTCGCATAAGGCGCTTCCTGTCCTGACTTTCACACGCGAGCGTTTGGATAGCGTGGAGCTGTATCCTTTTAAGAAAGTGATTGAGGAAGGGTTAGGCGGCATTATGGTGGGACATTTGGAAGTCCCGGCTTTCGAGAAGGAGCCCGGATTACCTTCTTCGCTTTCCCGTAAAGTGGTTTATGATTTGCTGATGCGCGAATTAAAGTTCCGAGGGCTTGTCTTTACGGATGCTCTGGCAATGAAAGGGGTTTCGAATAATGGATCACTCTGTTTGAAAGCGCTGAAAGCTGGGCATGATTTGTTACTTGTTCCCCGGCGTATCAAAGAAGAAGTAGCTGCTGTGTTGGCTGCCGTAAAACGTGGTGAACTGTCAGAACAGGCAATAGAAGAGAAGTGTCGCAAAGTGCTGACTTATAAATACGCTTTGGGACTGAATAAGAAGCCAATGGTCCGTCTCTCAGGTCTGGATATGCGGATTAATACACCTTATACGCGCGATTTGATTCGCCGTTTGAATGCGGCGGCTATTACCGTACTTAGTAATCCGACGGAGGTATTGCCACTGGATCCGGATATTAAGGATGTTGCTGTGTTGAACGTCGGTACGGCTGCGGAGATACAGCCTTTTATCAAACAGCTTTCTGAATATACGCATCCGGTAGAGTTCCGGTTGGAGAAAGATCTGTCAGGTGCCGGGCGCAAGGCTTTGAGGGATAAATTGTCGAAGTATAAACGTATTTTAGTATGCGTGACTGAGCAACGCTTGGCGGCTTATCAGTCTTTCTTTGCGGAGTTTACACCGGATACTCCGGTAGTATATGTCTTTTTCATTCCCGGTAAGCAGTTGTTGCAAATACATCAGGGCATATCTGCTTCCAAAGCGGTGGTTTTGGCACATTCTTCTGATGATGAAGTGCAGCGGCAGGTTGCTAAGGTTCTCTATGCGGATGCTACGGCGGACGGCAGACTGTCGGCAAGTATCGGTAGTTTGTTTACTGCTGGAGATGGGACGAATATCTGTTCTCAGACAGAGCCTCACTTTGTTCCCGAAGAGCATGGAATGGACTCCCGCTTATTGGCGCGGATTGATACGATTGCTTGGGAAGGCATACGGGAAGGTGCTTATCCTGGATGTCAGGTTGTTATTTTGAAAGACGGGAAAGAAATGTACAATAAAGCCTTTGGAACTTATACATGGAATACAGCCCGGAACAAGGATGTATTTCCGGTGACACCGACTTCTGTGTATGATGTTGCTTCTTTAACCAAAACGACGGCTACTTTATTGGCTGTAATGAAGCTTTATGACAAGGGACGCTTGAACTTGACAGATCGTGTGTCTGATTATCTTCCTTACCTGAAAGATACGGATAAGAGTAATATCACTGTCAGGGAATTGCTGTTCCATCAGTCAGGATTGCCTTCTACTTTGTTGTTCTATCAGGACGCCATTGACAAGGATAGTTATAACGGTACTTTATTTAAGTCTCGGCCGGACAAACAACACTCCGTTCGCATTGGACAGCAGACATGGGCTAACCCTAAGTTCCATTTCCGTCAGGGGCTGACTTCGAAAGTGCGTACTGACGAATGCACTTTGCAGGTTTGCGACAGCCTTTGGTTGAACGAGTCTTTCAAAAAGGAATATCTTCAAAAAATTGTTGATACTCCTTTAAAAGACAAACGGTACCGTTACAGTTGTGTTGGTTTTATCCTTTTGCAACAACTGGTTGAGATACGAGCAGGAATACCTATGGACGAATTTCTGAAACAGGAGTTTTATGCGCCAATGGGGTTGAAGCGTACCGGATACCTACCGTTGGATTTTTTGTCCAAAGAGGATATTGTCCCCTCTTCTGTTGATCCCTTCTTAAGGAAAACTACTCTACAAGGGTTTGTACACGATGAGTCTGCTGCTTTTCAGGGTGGTGTATCGGGTAATGCGGGATTATTTTCTACGGCAGAGGAAGTGGCGCAGATTTATCAGATGTTGCTGAATAATGGTGAATTGAATGGAAAACGTTATTTGAGTAAGGAAACTTGTAAGGTTTTCACTACTACGGTCGCTAAAAACAGTCGTCGTGGCTTAGGATTCGATAAACCGGATGTGCAGAATCCGCTGAAAAGCCCCTGTGCTCCTTCTGCTCCGGTATCGGTGTACGGACATACAGGTTTTACCGGTACCTGTGCATGGGTGGATCCTGATAATGGTTTGGTTTATGTATTCCTTAGTAATCGCATTTATCCGAATGTGTGGAATTCGAAGTTGCTAAAGCTGGATATCCGAGGAAAAATACAAGAAGCGATGTATCAGGCGGTGTTGAAGTAAGGTCATCATATCTTAATAAAAGAAGTAGGAGCCGATGTTGTAATAATAGCATCGGCTCCTTTTTTGAAACAATTAATTTATTCTGTTAAGCTTTAGGTGTGTATGTTAGAATGCGATACCAATGCGTAAACCTACATTGTTCATTCCGTCTACGCTATAAGTGAAGAGATCACCTTTGTTTGTTCCGTAACTATAATAGGCGGCAAAATGCAAGCCCGGACCATAAGCCCATGGATAAACATTAAAGCCGATTTCCGGAGATACATAGAAACCCCATGTATCTTCATTGGCTTCAAATGCGTTGAAGGTAGATTTCAACTGGGCATATTGTGCACCGAGTTTTACGCCTACATACGGTTGGAATGCACCGCCGCGGTTCCAGGCATAACGTGTGGCAAGGCCGAAAGGCAACTGGAATACGGTATGCTGTTGGTCTGTATTCAAACTGCCGCTTTCACCAACCGGTAAAGTCTGACGGTCAAAATATTCATGATTACTGTGATAAGAAAGGAAACCTCCTAAAGCAAAGTTTGACGTCAGGAAGTAACCGCCTTCAAAGTTCATACCCCAACCGCTAGCCTTATCGGCAAAGTGATTGTTTAAAGGAAAGTTGAACTGCCAGTCGATGTTGGCATAACCGTTATCGGTCATTTGTGCCTTTGCCGGCATGGCAAAGACAAGGGCAAGGGCGGCGATAGCAAATGCCCTCAAAGATATATATTTCAATGTTTTCATACTTGTTCTTGTTTTATAAATTCAACAATGGCATTCTAAGATAGGAATAGTTTATTACTTATCTGGGTTGAGCACTCATCCTGTTGAGATAGGCAGATTGTGTAAAGGCTTGGTTTACGCCTTCTACCGCCATCTTAGTATTGAAGGACGTTGAACCGCTCAACAGTCCGCTCATGTAGCTGGTCCACAGGACAGGAAGTTTCTCTTTCTCGCCTTGAGGAGCGTTGAGGTTCAGTAATTCGGTGATGAAGGAACCGGTACTATAAGCATAATTTACGGCGTATGGATAATACCAACCACCCCAGTTACCCCAATAAGGGGCATCCCAATAGCCTGGATAGTTCCACCACCATTCGGGGCGTCCGTAGTCTGTAAAGTAGTAAGTGCTTTTTACGTAGCTGACCTGCAAGCCGAGATCTGCTGTTTCACGTTTGTCTACACGAACGTAACCGCGGTTGTTCATATTAGTAACGTATGCGCTGAGGATTTCCTGTGCACTTTCGTCTTTCCAGTATTCGGCATCTTTACTGTTTCCGATAACAAGGATGCTATCCGGTAAGTAATAGGTTTCGAAAGCTTTGAAGTCTGCTTTCGTGTCATAATTGGTATAAACCAGATACTTGCTGTCCAGCTTATCCATGTCAGGGTCTTTTTCGCAAGAAACAAATGCTATTGCGAAGACCGCTAATAATAAAGGAATAAATTTCTTCATACTTCTATAATTGTTTAGGTTAAATATAAATTCCTGCCCTATTGGTACCTTAGGCTTTTGGAGAAAGAACAAGATAAAAAATAAAAGGTTCAAAAAGAAGTATGTTAAATATGTGGCGAACAATAAAGGAATAGGGTGATAAATGTATCGTAAATACATCATCGCCCTATTGTATGCAGGCTTATTAATACCTATTTTACAATTTGATAGATGCTTTCTAATTCTTCTGCGGAGAAAGTCGTATTATCTATCGCTTTCAGATTATCTGTCAGTTGCCCGACGGAACTTGCTCCGATAATGACAGAGGTCACCATGTTGTCTTTCAGCACCCATGCAAGCGCCATTTCGGCAAGGGTCTGCCCGCGATGAAAAGCAAGTTCATTCAGTGCCTTGATTTTTCTCAGAATTTCTTCTGTCAGTGCTTCTTTTTTAAGGAAACCACCTTTGGCAATCCGCGAGTCTTCAGGGATCCCGTTAAGGTAGCGGTTGGTAAGCAATCCCTGTGCTAAAGGGGAGAAAGCAATAAAGCCTGTACCGTTTTCTTTAGCTTGTCGCAGAATGCCTTCTTCCTCCGGTTCGCGATTGAACAGATTGTATCTGCCTTGGTAGAGGAGACAGTGAACATTTCTCTCTTCCAGATATTTATAAGCTAATTCTGCTTTGTCCTTAGGGTATTTGGAGATACCGATGTAGAGTGCTTTCCCTTGCCGTACAATATCAACCAGTGTTTGAAGTGTTTCTTCAAGAGGGGTATTGGGATCGTAGCGATGGATATAGAAGATATCTACATAATCCAAATTCATTCGCTTCAGGCTTTGGTTGAGGCTGCTCATCAAAGACTTTCGGGAACCCCAGTCACCGTAAGGTCCTGCCCACATTTCATGTCCAGCTTTGGTGGAAATGAATAACTCGTCCCGGTAGGGCATAAATGATTTCTTCATAATCATGCCGAATGTTTCTTCAGCCGAACCGCAGGAAGGACCATAGTTGTTGGCAAGGTCGAAATGGGTAATACCTCGGTCGAATGCGTAATGTGCCATTGCTAAAGAGTTGGAGAATGCATTGACATCACCGAAATTGTGCCATAGCCCTAAAGATATTTCAGGGAGTAGAATGCCGCTTTTACCACAACGACGGTACTTCATATTGCTGTCGTATCTGTCAGGTGCTGGAGAATAGATGGAATTGATCATATCTGTAGGTTTTAGTTGAACTTTATTATAAGGTAGTAAAAACAGTGAAAGCAAAAGTAAGTAAATTCTTTAAAATACTCTGCGCTTTTTTGCAATAATAAATTAGTCATTTAAGAGTTAAAATGGATTTTGTAAATATTGGAATGAAAATAATGGCTATATTTGCAACATGTGATACTTTTTTAACTGATTGAAATGGAAAACCCAAACTACATTATGAGGGAGATAACCCCTTTGTCTGAACGTGATTGTTTTTATATTGCAGATCGTCGTAAAACCGAATTTACTTATCCTATTCATTGCCATGCCGAATATGAGTTGAATTTTACGGAACATGCTTCCGGAGTGCGTCGGGTAGTCGGTGATTCTGCGGAGGTTATCGGGGATTATGATTTAGTGTTGATTACAGGTAAAGAGTTGGAGCATGTGTGGGAGCAACATGAATGTACTTCAAGGGATATCCGAGAAATTACAATTCAGTTTTCTTCAGATCTTTTCTTTAAAGACTTTATCAATAAAAATCAGTTTGATAGTATTCGCCGGATGTTGGAAAAAGCACAATGTGGTATTAGTTTTCCAATGCAGGCTATTATGAAAGTCTATAATTGGTTGGATAAGTTGGCTTCTGAAGAACAGGGATTTTATGCGGTAATGAATTTTCTTCGAATACTTTATGAACTATCTCTGTATGATAATGTAGAAGTGCTTTCTAGTTCTTCGTTTGCTAAAATAGACAATTTTTCAGACAGTCGTCGCGTGCAAAAAATTCAGAAGTATATTGCGGATCATTATCAAGAAGATATACGTTTGGCAGATATGGCAGAGATGGTAGGAATGACTCCAGTGTCATTTAGCCGTTTTTTTCATTTGCGCACAGGTAAAACTCTTTCTGACTATATTATTGATATTCGTTTAGGGTTTGCTACACGATTGTTAGTTGACTCAAGTCAGACTATTGCTGAAATATGTTATGATTGTGGGTTTAATAATTTATCTAACTTTAATAGAATGTTTAGAAAGAAAAAAGGATGCTCGCCTAAAGAGTTTCGTGAAAACTATCGGAAGAAGAAAATTGTTATATAATATTTAGTGTATTTGTAGAGAACAGGAAGAGGTATTCGAAAGGATGCCTCTTTTTTTGTTGTTTAATGCGAACGTATCATTTGAATATGATAAAATAGTATTAGTTTTTTGCATGGCAATGGCCTAATTTTGTCGTGTCTAATCTATGAGATATACCGGTTTTAAGAAAGATGAAAATATCTGAATATTTAGTTTAATAGAATGATTGCTTATTGTGAAATTATTAATCTATATTGGTCTTATTTTTAAATAGCATGAAAAATGTACTATTCTTTTTAATGGCATTCTTATTTGAATGTCAGATTGTAGCCCAGGAGGTTATTATTAGAGGTTCTGTGGCGGATGCTGCAGATGGTTCTCCTTTGATAGGAGCGAATGTGTTGGTAAAAGGTACCAGTGTGGGTACTATTACGGATGTGGAAGGAAAGTTTAGTTTGAAAGTTCCTAAAGGAACGTCGAAGTTGACTTTCTCTTGTGTAGGTTATCAAGAACAGGAAGTTGCTTTGAAAGCGAATCAAACAATGTTGGATGTTTCTATGCGTGAAGATTCAGAATTACTTGATGAAGTTGTCGTTATTGGGTATGGTGGAGCTAAGAAGTCGGATCTTACCGGTGCTGTAAGTGTATTGGAATCTTCTGATTTGTTAGACGCTAATCCGTTGAGTGTGTCACAAGGATTGCAAGGTAAGATTGCAGGTGTGAATGTAACTCAAACAGACGGTGCTCCGGGTGCAGGTATGAATATCTTGATTCGAGGTATTAATTCATTCTCAACAAGTACGGAACCTCTTTATGTTGTCGATGGAGTTCCTTTTGAAGGAGCGTCTTCATTAATTAATCCATCTGATATTGAAACTCTTACGGTTTTGAAAGATGCTTCGTCTACAGCTATTTATGGTTCGCGAGGTGCTAATGGAGTTATATTGATAACAACAAAACAAGGAAAAAGAGGGAATGATCGGATTGAATTCTCGGCAAACTATGGTTTCTCTAATGTTTTAAAGAGAATAAACGTATTGGATGGTCCTACTTATATTCGTTATAGAAATGAAGCGGTAAGTAATTATATGTATTACGATAATGCAGATGATGAATTGCCGTATCCGATAACAGGACCGGGATATTATGACCCTGCTCAGGGATATTATAGACCGTCTTATGAAGATTTTGAAAATGGATATTTGAATGGAACAGGAACTGATTGGCAGGATGTGATTTACAAAACAGGTGTAACGCAAGAATACAATTTGAGTATTTCCGGAGCAAGTGAAAAAGGGAACTACTCTGTTTCTGGTGGTTACTATAACCAGAAGGGTGTTATCGAAGGTTCCGGTTATAGCCGTATTAGCTTGCGTACCAATATCAATAGAAATTTGCGCGATTTTATCCGCGTTGGTACAAGTACGTCGGTAGTACGGAGTGTAGGAGATTATGTGAAGGCAAGTACTAGCTCAAATAGTGTCGTTCGTTCTGCTTTGTGGTATCCTTCTGATTTGCCTATTTATGATGAGAATATTGAAGGTGGGTTTACGCGTGTGGACTGGCTTGCGGCTAATCCCTATTTGCAAATACGTGATTCAAAAGATCAGACAGTAACTTATAATATATTTTCATCCAATTATTTGGAGGTCGATATCTTGAAGAGCTTGAAATTCAAGCAGACAGCAGGTGTAAGTTATGTTGGCAATAATAATTATTCTTATTATGGTAGCACTACTTTGGATGGTAGGAATGCTCCTAATGGTAAAGCTT from the Bacteroides eggerthii genome contains:
- a CDS encoding glycoside hydrolase family 3 N-terminal domain-containing protein, with product MKRLLLFVLIIMGFCGRFASDAKRCPVAQVVVEPVEPLLVRPVQDDMQCRLWVDSVLDRLSLKERVGQLFIYTIAPHQDKSNRELLRKVIEDYKVGGLLFSGGLMQNQVVLTNEAQRMADIPLLITFDGEWGLSMRLRDTPAFPKNMVLGCIQNDSLLYEYGREMARQCKELGVQVNFAPVADVNINPKNPVINTRSFGEDPVNVANKVIAYARGLEDGGVLSVAKHFPGHGDTDVDSHKALPVLTFTRERLDSVELYPFKKVIEEGLGGIMVGHLEVPAFEKEPGLPSSLSRKVVYDLLMRELKFRGLVFTDALAMKGVSNNGSLCLKALKAGHDLLLVPRRIKEEVAAVLAAVKRGELSEQAIEEKCRKVLTYKYALGLNKKPMVRLSGLDMRINTPYTRDLIRRLNAAAITVLSNPTEVLPLDPDIKDVAVLNVGTAAEIQPFIKQLSEYTHPVEFRLEKDLSGAGRKALRDKLSKYKRILVCVTEQRLAAYQSFFAEFTPDTPVVYVFFIPGKQLLQIHQGISASKAVVLAHSSDDEVQRQVAKVLYADATADGRLSASIGSLFTAGDGTNICSQTEPHFVPEEHGMDSRLLARIDTIAWEGIREGAYPGCQVVILKDGKEMYNKAFGTYTWNTARNKDVFPVTPTSVYDVASLTKTTATLLAVMKLYDKGRLNLTDRVSDYLPYLKDTDKSNITVRELLFHQSGLPSTLLFYQDAIDKDSYNGTLFKSRPDKQHSVRIGQQTWANPKFHFRQGLTSKVRTDECTLQVCDSLWLNESFKKEYLQKIVDTPLKDKRYRYSCVGFILLQQLVEIRAGIPMDEFLKQEFYAPMGLKRTGYLPLDFLSKEDIVPSSVDPFLRKTTLQGFVHDESAAFQGGVSGNAGLFSTAEEVAQIYQMLLNNGELNGKRYLSKETCKVFTTTVAKNSRRGLGFDKPDVQNPLKSPCAPSAPVSVYGHTGFTGTCAWVDPDNGLVYVFLSNRIYPNVWNSKLLKLDIRGKIQEAMYQAVLK
- a CDS encoding porin family protein, with the translated sequence MKTLKYISLRAFAIAALALVFAMPAKAQMTDNGYANIDWQFNFPLNNHFADKASGWGMNFEGGYFLTSNFALGGFLSYHSNHEYFDRQTLPVGESGSLNTDQQHTVFQLPFGLATRYAWNRGGAFQPYVGVKLGAQYAQLKSTFNAFEANEDTWGFYVSPEIGFNVYPWAYGPGLHFAAYYSYGTNKGDLFTYSVDGMNNVGLRIGIAF
- a CDS encoding DUF4136 domain-containing protein gives rise to the protein MKKFIPLLLAVFAIAFVSCEKDPDMDKLDSKYLVYTNYDTKADFKAFETYYLPDSILVIGNSKDAEYWKDESAQEILSAYVTNMNNRGYVRVDKRETADLGLQVSYVKSTYYFTDYGRPEWWWNYPGYWDAPYWGNWGGWYYPYAVNYAYSTGSFITELLNLNAPQGEKEKLPVLWTSYMSGLLSGSTSFNTKMAVEGVNQAFTQSAYLNRMSAQPR
- a CDS encoding aldo/keto reductase, which gives rise to MINSIYSPAPDRYDSNMKYRRCGKSGILLPEISLGLWHNFGDVNAFSNSLAMAHYAFDRGITHFDLANNYGPSCGSAEETFGMIMKKSFMPYRDELFISTKAGHEMWAGPYGDWGSRKSLMSSLNQSLKRMNLDYVDIFYIHRYDPNTPLEETLQTLVDIVRQGKALYIGISKYPKDKAELAYKYLEERNVHCLLYQGRYNLFNREPEEEGILRQAKENGTGFIAFSPLAQGLLTNRYLNGIPEDSRIAKGGFLKKEALTEEILRKIKALNELAFHRGQTLAEMALAWVLKDNMVTSVIIGASSVGQLTDNLKAIDNTTFSAEELESIYQIVK
- a CDS encoding AraC family transcriptional regulator; this translates as MENPNYIMREITPLSERDCFYIADRRKTEFTYPIHCHAEYELNFTEHASGVRRVVGDSAEVIGDYDLVLITGKELEHVWEQHECTSRDIREITIQFSSDLFFKDFINKNQFDSIRRMLEKAQCGISFPMQAIMKVYNWLDKLASEEQGFYAVMNFLRILYELSLYDNVEVLSSSSFAKIDNFSDSRRVQKIQKYIADHYQEDIRLADMAEMVGMTPVSFSRFFHLRTGKTLSDYIIDIRLGFATRLLVDSSQTIAEICYDCGFNNLSNFNRMFRKKKGCSPKEFRENYRKKKIVI